A region of Streptomyces paludis DNA encodes the following proteins:
- the efeB gene encoding iron uptake transporter deferrochelatase/peroxidase subunit yields MAPGESTERGTDRDNTAERGTDRDDTAVRDAAGTPAPSRRALLGWGGAGLALGAAAAGGAAVALRGDGGGGDATGTAADSGAAVPFHGRHQAGIATPVQDRLHFAAFDVTTGDRAELVQLLKDWTRAAERMTAGHAVGDGAYGGLPEAPPDDTGEALGLKPSRLTLTVGFGPGLFTKDGEDRFGLARHRPAALPDLPRFPGDNLDPARGGGDLCVQACADDPQVAVHAIRNLARIGFGKVAVRWSQLGFGKTSSTTPGAQTPRNLFGFKDGTSNIAVTETDALDRYVWATAKDGSGSGSGTGGGEWMADGSYLVARRISMRIESWDRTSLQEQEDIFGRDKGEGAAVGKAHEHDKPNLKAMLPTAHVRLAHPDSHHGVRMLRRGYSFTDGTDGLGRLDAGLFFLAYQRDIRDAFIPVQRSLARSDALNEYIQHVGSAVFAIPPGVRDKDDWWGRTLLS; encoded by the coding sequence ATGGCACCGGGCGAATCGACCGAGCGAGGCACGGACCGGGACAACACGGCCGAGCGAGGCACGGACCGGGACGACACCGCCGTGCGCGACGCGGCGGGCACACCCGCGCCCTCCCGCCGTGCCCTCCTCGGCTGGGGCGGTGCCGGGCTCGCGCTCGGCGCCGCCGCGGCCGGGGGCGCGGCGGTGGCCCTGCGCGGCGACGGCGGGGGCGGGGACGCCACGGGAACGGCCGCCGACAGCGGCGCGGCGGTCCCCTTCCACGGCCGCCACCAGGCCGGGATCGCCACCCCCGTCCAGGACCGGCTGCACTTCGCCGCGTTCGACGTGACGACCGGCGACCGCGCCGAGCTGGTCCAGCTCCTCAAGGACTGGACGCGGGCCGCCGAGCGGATGACGGCCGGGCACGCGGTCGGCGACGGCGCGTACGGCGGGCTGCCGGAGGCGCCGCCCGACGACACCGGCGAGGCGCTCGGCCTCAAGCCGTCCCGGCTCACGCTGACCGTCGGATTCGGTCCCGGGCTCTTCACGAAGGACGGCGAGGACCGCTTCGGTCTGGCGCGCCACCGGCCGGCCGCGCTGCCCGACCTGCCGAGGTTCCCGGGCGACAATCTCGACCCGGCGCGCGGCGGCGGCGATCTCTGCGTCCAGGCGTGCGCGGACGATCCGCAGGTCGCGGTGCACGCGATCCGCAATCTGGCCAGGATCGGCTTCGGGAAGGTCGCGGTGCGCTGGTCGCAGCTCGGCTTCGGCAAGACGTCGTCCACGACGCCGGGGGCGCAGACCCCCCGTAACCTCTTCGGTTTCAAGGACGGTACGAGCAATATCGCCGTCACCGAGACCGACGCGCTGGACAGGTACGTCTGGGCGACGGCGAAAGACGGCAGCGGCAGCGGCAGCGGGACCGGCGGAGGAGAGTGGATGGCGGACGGCTCCTACCTCGTCGCCCGCCGGATCTCGATGCGGATCGAGAGCTGGGACCGTACCTCCCTCCAGGAGCAGGAGGACATCTTCGGCCGGGACAAGGGCGAGGGCGCGGCGGTCGGCAAGGCGCACGAGCACGACAAGCCCAATCTGAAGGCGATGCTGCCGACCGCGCATGTGCGCCTCGCCCACCCGGACTCGCACCACGGGGTGCGGATGCTGCGCCGCGGCTACTCGTTCACGGACGGTACGGACGGGCTGGGCCGGCTCGACGCGGGGCTGTTCTTCCTGGCGTACCAGCGCGACATCCGGGACGCGTTCATTCCCGTACAGCGGTCGCTGGCGCGCTCCGACGCACTCAACGAGTACATCCAGCACGTGGGTTCCGCGGTCTTCGCGATCCCGCCGGGCGTCCGGGACAAGGACGACTGGTGGGGCCGGACGCTGCTCTCCTGA
- the efeU gene encoding iron uptake transporter permease EfeU has product MFGNYLIGLREGLEASLVVCILIAYLVKTERRDALKPIWIGIGVAVTLALAFGFGLEYGSQELTFEAQEALGGSLSIIAVGLVTWMVFWMRRTARHLKAELGAKLDAALQMGTGALVATAFLAVGREGLETALFVWASVRASSDGTHAPLIGVLLGIGSAVVLGWLFYRGALRINLAKFFTWTGGMLVVVAAGVLAYGVHDLQEARFLGGLSNTAFDISTAIPPDSWYGTLLKGVFNFQPDPTVLQVVVWCLYLVPTLALFLAPVGFGRPAGVPARVKEQKATDEQAEKAGPDGGVARGGDGAVADGERMHDGARGVGGPAGGGAD; this is encoded by the coding sequence GTGTTCGGGAACTATCTGATCGGACTGCGCGAGGGCCTTGAGGCCAGTCTCGTCGTCTGCATCCTGATCGCCTATCTGGTGAAGACGGAGCGCCGGGACGCGCTGAAGCCGATCTGGATCGGTATCGGTGTCGCGGTCACCCTGGCGCTGGCCTTCGGCTTCGGGCTCGAATACGGCTCGCAGGAGCTGACGTTCGAGGCGCAGGAGGCGCTGGGCGGCTCGCTGTCGATCATCGCGGTCGGCCTGGTCACCTGGATGGTCTTCTGGATGCGGCGTACGGCACGCCACTTGAAGGCGGAGCTGGGCGCGAAGCTGGACGCGGCGCTCCAGATGGGTACGGGCGCGCTGGTCGCGACGGCGTTCCTGGCGGTCGGCCGGGAGGGGCTGGAGACGGCGCTGTTCGTGTGGGCGTCGGTGCGGGCGTCGTCGGACGGTACGCACGCGCCGCTGATCGGGGTGCTGCTGGGCATCGGCAGCGCGGTCGTGCTGGGCTGGCTGTTCTACCGGGGCGCGCTGCGGATCAATCTGGCGAAGTTCTTCACCTGGACCGGCGGGATGCTGGTGGTCGTCGCGGCAGGGGTGCTGGCGTACGGCGTGCACGACCTCCAGGAGGCGCGTTTCCTGGGCGGGTTGTCGAACACGGCCTTCGACATCAGCACGGCGATCCCGCCGGACAGCTGGTACGGGACGCTCCTGAAGGGCGTGTTCAACTTCCAGCCCGACCCGACGGTGCTTCAGGTCGTCGTGTGGTGTCTGTATCTGGTCCCGACGCTCGCGCTGTTCCTCGCCCCGGTAGGGTTCGGTCGTCCAGCGGGGGTCCCCGCACGGGTGAAGGAGCAGAAGGCTACCGATGAGCAGGCTGAGAAGGCCGGTCCGGACGGCGGCGTCGCTCGCGGCGGTGACGGCGCTGTCGCTGACGGCGAGCGGATGCATGACGGTGCACGGGGAGTTGGCGGTCCTGCCGGCGGCGGCGCCGACTGA
- the ddaH gene encoding dimethylargininase yields the protein MPRAAAPRRYLMCPPTYFAVTYSINPWMNPAKPVDPALALTQWEDLRDRYRALGHTVLVLDPLPGLPDMVYAANGATVVDGRVLGARFAHPERYAEAEAHLDWFRTHGYADLREPVHVNEGEGDFAFTASYLLAGRGFRTSPHAHAEAQEFFGRTVIGLDLVDPRYYHLDTALCVLDDTADEIMYYPDAFSPGSRAVLARLFPHALLATEQDAAAFGLNAVSDGHHVLLPQSATGLFDPLRARGFEPLGMDLSELLKGGGSVKCCTQELRGG from the coding sequence ATGCCTCGTGCCGCCGCGCCCCGCCGCTATCTGATGTGCCCGCCGACGTACTTCGCGGTGACGTACTCGATCAATCCGTGGATGAACCCGGCCAAGCCGGTGGACCCGGCGCTGGCCCTCACCCAGTGGGAGGACCTGCGCGACCGCTACCGGGCCCTCGGCCACACGGTCCTGGTGCTGGACCCGCTCCCCGGCCTGCCCGACATGGTCTACGCGGCGAACGGCGCCACGGTGGTCGACGGCCGGGTGCTCGGCGCGCGCTTCGCGCATCCGGAGCGGTACGCGGAGGCCGAGGCACACCTCGACTGGTTCCGTACACACGGCTACGCGGACCTGCGCGAGCCCGTCCATGTCAACGAGGGCGAGGGCGACTTCGCCTTCACCGCCTCGTACCTGCTGGCCGGCCGCGGCTTCCGCACCAGCCCGCACGCGCACGCGGAGGCCCAGGAGTTCTTCGGCCGTACGGTGATCGGCCTCGACCTGGTCGACCCGCGCTACTACCACCTCGACACGGCCCTGTGCGTGCTGGACGACACGGCCGACGAGATCATGTACTACCCCGACGCCTTCTCCCCCGGCAGCCGCGCCGTCCTTGCCCGCCTCTTCCCCCACGCCCTCCTGGCCACCGAACAGGACGCGGCGGCCTTCGGCCTGAACGCGGTCAGCGACGGCCACCACGTCCTCCTCCCCCAGTCCGCCACCGGCCTCTTCGACCCCCTGCGCGCGCGGGGATTCGAGCCGCTGGGCATGGACCTGAGCGAGCTGCTGAAGGGCGGCGGCAGCGTGAAGTGCTGTACGCAGGAACTACGGGGCGGCTGA
- a CDS encoding Gfo/Idh/MocA family protein: protein MTASGTTGQTARGIAQDRPVRWGVLATGGIAERFAADVRELPDAEIVAVASRSDASAKAFADRFGIPRAYGEWAALVADEEVDIVYVATPHSAHRAAAGLALAAGKPVLCEKAFTLNAREAGELVSLARERGLFLMEAMWMYCNPVIRRLAELVRDGAVGEVRTVQADFGLQGPFAPDHRLRDPALGGGAVLDLGVYPVSFAQLLLGEPDRVQADALLSPEGVDLNTGMLLGWDTGATALLTCSVTAGTAATATVTGTAGRIDVPGGFFTAERFVLHRDGAEPEEFTADASSTGGGGMHGLQYEAAEAMRCLRAGETESPLVPLEGSLAVMRTLDAVRDRIGVRYPVDAPVDAPEDASA, encoded by the coding sequence ATGACAGCGAGCGGAACGACGGGGCAGACAGCGCGCGGCATCGCACAGGACAGGCCCGTGCGCTGGGGCGTACTGGCGACGGGCGGCATCGCGGAGCGCTTCGCCGCCGACGTACGGGAGCTGCCGGACGCGGAGATCGTCGCGGTGGCCTCGCGCAGCGACGCGTCCGCGAAGGCGTTCGCGGACCGGTTCGGGATACCGCGCGCGTACGGGGAGTGGGCGGCGCTCGTCGCGGACGAGGAGGTCGACATCGTGTACGTGGCGACCCCGCACTCCGCGCACCGGGCCGCCGCCGGGCTCGCGCTGGCGGCGGGGAAGCCGGTGCTGTGCGAGAAGGCGTTCACGCTGAACGCGCGCGAGGCCGGGGAGCTGGTGTCGCTCGCGCGGGAGCGGGGGCTCTTCCTGATGGAGGCCATGTGGATGTACTGCAACCCGGTCATCCGGCGGCTGGCGGAGCTGGTGCGGGACGGCGCGGTCGGCGAGGTCCGTACCGTACAGGCGGACTTCGGTCTCCAGGGGCCGTTCGCGCCGGATCACCGGCTGCGGGACCCGGCGCTGGGCGGTGGCGCGGTGCTGGACCTCGGCGTCTATCCGGTCTCGTTCGCCCAGCTGCTGCTGGGTGAGCCGGACCGGGTGCAGGCGGACGCGCTGCTGTCGCCCGAGGGCGTCGATCTGAACACCGGGATGCTGCTGGGCTGGGACACGGGGGCGACGGCGCTGCTGACGTGCTCGGTGACGGCGGGCACCGCGGCGACGGCGACGGTGACGGGCACGGCGGGCCGGATCGACGTACCGGGCGGCTTCTTCACCGCGGAGCGGTTCGTACTGCACCGGGACGGCGCGGAGCCGGAGGAGTTCACGGCGGACGCGTCCTCGACGGGTGGCGGCGGTATGCACGGGCTCCAGTACGAGGCGGCCGAGGCGATGCGCTGCCTCCGGGCCGGGGAGACGGAATCGCCGCTCGTCCCGCTGGAGGGGAGCCTCGCGGTGATGCGGACCCTGGACGCGGTACGGGACCGTATCGGCGTCAGGTATCCGGTGGACGCCCCGGTGGATGCCCCGGAGGACGCTTCTGCCTGA
- a CDS encoding multidrug effflux MFS transporter: MPDGGRTTEGRGTREVHIEPGQSRPADPPTTTKTAQPPQTAPASGTPHPLPASPPVAAARRAGLLVTLVLGGLTALPPLSMDMYLPALPEVTRSLNSPAATVQITLTACLAGMALGQIVVGPMSDRWGRRRPLLLGMFVYVIATALCAVAPTTELLIGFRLLQGLAGAAGIVIARAVVRDLYDGEEMARFFSTLMLISGVAPVIAPVIGGQVLRLTDWRGIFVVLTVVGIALTFVVWKWLHETLPPERRHSGGVGHALRTMRGLVADRVFTGYMLSGGLAFAALFAYIAASPFVVQEIYGASPQTFSLLFGVNSIGLIAVGQINGKILVGRVAMDRVLGFGLVVIALAALALLLMTSGVFGEVGLFPVAAGLFVLMSAMGLAMPNTNASALMRTPHAAGSASALIGTAAFLIGAVASPLVGIAGEETAVPMAVVQLVSALGALGCFVGLVRPWQQRRPMKERTAQD, encoded by the coding sequence ATGCCGGACGGCGGCCGAACCACAGAAGGACGCGGGACCCGCGAAGTACACATAGAGCCAGGACAGAGCCGTCCGGCAGACCCCCCGACCACGACGAAGACCGCACAGCCCCCGCAGACCGCACCGGCTTCGGGGACTCCACACCCCCTGCCCGCATCACCGCCCGTCGCCGCCGCGCGCCGCGCCGGGCTGCTCGTCACCCTCGTACTGGGCGGGCTCACCGCCCTCCCCCCGCTCTCCATGGACATGTACCTCCCGGCGCTGCCCGAGGTCACCCGCTCGCTGAACTCACCGGCCGCGACCGTCCAGATCACCCTCACCGCCTGTCTCGCCGGCATGGCGCTCGGCCAGATCGTCGTGGGACCGATGAGCGACCGGTGGGGCCGGCGCAGGCCGCTGCTCCTCGGCATGTTCGTCTACGTCATCGCCACCGCGCTCTGCGCCGTGGCCCCCACCACCGAACTCCTCATCGGGTTCCGGCTGCTCCAGGGGCTCGCGGGCGCGGCCGGTATCGTCATCGCCCGCGCGGTGGTGCGTGATCTCTACGACGGCGAGGAGATGGCCCGCTTCTTCTCCACGCTGATGCTGATCTCCGGCGTCGCACCGGTCATCGCGCCCGTCATCGGCGGCCAGGTGCTGCGGCTCACCGACTGGCGCGGCATCTTCGTCGTCCTCACCGTCGTCGGTATCGCGCTGACCTTCGTCGTCTGGAAGTGGCTGCACGAGACGCTGCCGCCGGAGCGGCGCCACAGCGGGGGCGTCGGCCATGCGCTGCGCACCATGCGCGGACTGGTCGCCGACCGGGTCTTCACCGGCTACATGCTCTCGGGCGGGCTCGCCTTCGCCGCGCTGTTCGCGTACATCGCGGCGTCGCCGTTCGTGGTGCAGGAGATCTACGGAGCGTCGCCGCAGACCTTCAGCCTGCTCTTCGGCGTCAACTCCATCGGGCTGATCGCCGTCGGCCAGATCAACGGGAAGATCCTGGTCGGCCGGGTCGCGATGGACCGGGTGCTGGGCTTCGGGCTGGTCGTCATCGCGCTCGCCGCGCTGGCGCTGCTGCTGATGACCAGCGGGGTGTTCGGCGAGGTGGGGCTGTTCCCGGTCGCCGCCGGGCTGTTCGTGCTGATGTCGGCGATGGGGCTCGCGATGCCCAACACCAACGCGTCGGCGCTGATGCGGACCCCGCACGCGGCCGGTTCCGCGTCCGCGCTGATCGGTACGGCGGCGTTCCTGATCGGGGCCGTGGCGTCGCCGCTGGTGGGGATCGCGGGGGAGGAGACGGCGGTGCCGATGGCGGTGGTCCAGCTGGTGAGCGCGCTCGGGGCGCTCGGGTGCTTCGTGGGTCTCGTACGGCCGTGGCAGCAGCGGCGGCCGATGAAGGAGCGGACGGCGCAGGACTGA
- a CDS encoding TetR/AcrR family transcriptional regulator, producing the protein MADSVPSGTPDPSRAPDSSRAPDSSRRSERSRRAIHDAALALVGEVGYAKTTVEAIAARAGVGKQTIYRWWPSRAAVLLDAFLDLTERAAQVAEDGAGATGIPDTGDLEADLKRVLRGTVDELNDPAFEAPSRALAAEGIVDPALGAEFVRRLLEPQLQLYVDRLRAAQAAGGTGGDQAAGVRPDLDPRIALELLVGPLAHRWLLRTAPLTHAYADTIVDYALYGLAPRP; encoded by the coding sequence ATGGCTGACAGCGTCCCCAGCGGGACTCCCGACCCCTCCCGGGCCCCCGACTCCTCCCGGGCCCCCGACTCCTCCCGGCGCAGCGAGCGCTCGCGCCGCGCGATCCACGACGCGGCCCTCGCGCTGGTCGGCGAGGTCGGGTACGCGAAGACGACCGTCGAGGCCATCGCGGCCCGCGCGGGCGTCGGCAAGCAGACGATCTACCGCTGGTGGCCCTCCCGCGCCGCCGTCCTGCTGGACGCCTTCCTCGACCTCACCGAACGGGCCGCCCAGGTGGCGGAGGACGGTGCCGGGGCGACCGGCATCCCCGACACCGGCGATCTGGAGGCCGACCTCAAGCGCGTGCTGCGCGGCACCGTCGACGAGCTGAACGACCCCGCCTTCGAGGCGCCCTCCCGCGCGCTCGCCGCCGAGGGCATCGTCGACCCCGCGCTGGGCGCCGAATTCGTCCGCCGGCTGCTCGAACCGCAGCTCCAGCTGTACGTGGACCGGCTGCGCGCCGCCCAGGCCGCGGGCGGGACGGGGGGCGACCAGGCAGCGGGGGTACGTCCCGACCTCGACCCGCGGATCGCCCTCGAACTCCTTGTCGGGCCCCTGGCCCACCGCTGGCTCCTCCGTACCGCCCCGCTCACCCACGCCTACGCGGACACCATCGTCGACTACGCCCTGTACGGTCTCGCCCCGCGACCCTGA
- a CDS encoding ATP-binding protein: MNANASEPTATAPVLETGTGTLPAYTETLLRAPESARDARRLIGLALTVWGMDAMRDSAEVVVSELLTNAVLHARRESVRVTVTRLSDERVRVAVVDLSRKHPRHRPADPSEESGRGLEIVNVLSGGRWGVDAMAWGKRVWAELGAPAGESGE, from the coding sequence ATGAACGCAAACGCGAGCGAGCCAACCGCTACCGCACCCGTGCTTGAGACCGGTACGGGCACGCTGCCCGCGTACACCGAGACGCTGCTGAGAGCCCCGGAGTCCGCACGCGATGCCCGGCGTCTTATTGGCCTCGCGCTGACGGTCTGGGGCATGGACGCCATGCGGGACAGCGCCGAGGTCGTCGTCAGCGAGCTGCTGACGAACGCGGTTCTGCACGCGCGGCGGGAATCGGTCCGGGTGACCGTGACGCGGTTGAGCGATGAGCGGGTCCGGGTCGCGGTGGTGGATCTGTCGCGCAAGCACCCGCGGCATCGGCCGGCTGATCCGTCCGAGGAGTCCGGGCGGGGCTTGGAGATCGTGAACGTGCTGAGTGGCGGGCGGTGGGGAGTCGACGCGATGGCCTGGGGGAAACGCGTGTGGGCCGAACTGGGCGCTCCGGCGGGCGAGTCCGGTGAGTGA
- a CDS encoding bifunctional DNA primase/polymerase — protein sequence MGDDFGRYRGTESRIPQWLRRRPKKNAGDSAFDEGDAAGREALLVAVADAGMPVSPAAHPVGYRCSCDRIGCPTPARHPLSFAWQTQSTTDRPQIERWARNQPEANFITATGMIHDVLDVPLEAGSRALERLLERGIDVGPVADSGGDRMLFFTATRGTPEDEDEWWPCELDCHPETMDEHPGLRWHCRGSYVLVPPARLPGELAVRWLRGPEHPLPDPLTLLETLTDACARYAGENSELDPHAVAWPLGR from the coding sequence ATGGGCGACGATTTCGGCCGCTACCGCGGCACCGAGAGCAGGATTCCCCAGTGGCTGCGCAGGCGCCCCAAGAAGAACGCCGGTGATTCCGCGTTCGACGAGGGAGACGCCGCGGGCCGTGAGGCGCTGCTCGTCGCTGTCGCCGACGCCGGTATGCCCGTCTCACCCGCCGCCCACCCGGTCGGCTACCGATGTTCCTGTGACCGCATCGGCTGTCCCACCCCGGCCAGACACCCGCTCTCCTTCGCCTGGCAGACCCAGTCCACGACCGACCGGCCGCAGATCGAGCGCTGGGCGCGCAACCAGCCCGAGGCCAACTTCATCACCGCCACGGGCATGATCCACGACGTCCTCGACGTCCCCCTCGAAGCGGGCAGCCGCGCGCTGGAACGCCTGCTGGAGCGCGGCATCGACGTCGGCCCGGTCGCCGACTCCGGTGGCGACCGGATGCTCTTCTTCACCGCGACCCGGGGCACCCCGGAGGACGAGGACGAGTGGTGGCCCTGTGAGCTGGACTGCCACCCGGAGACCATGGACGAGCACCCGGGCCTGCGCTGGCACTGCCGGGGCAGTTACGTCCTGGTCCCGCCGGCCCGGCTCCCCGGCGAGCTGGCCGTACGGTGGCTGCGCGGCCCCGAGCACCCGCTGCCGGACCCGCTGACCCTGCTGGAGACCCTGACCGACGCCTGCGCGCGGTACGCGGGCGAGAACAGCGAGCTGGATCCGCACGCGGTCGCCTGGCCGCTGGGCCGCTGA
- a CDS encoding NUDIX domain-containing protein, producing MTLLVAAVIVHDRAAHRVVLLQRGDNAKFARGMWDLPVGKSEPGEPITETAVRELHEEAGRTVKPESLKVAHIIHGAWGVEALNGFLTVVFAAHEWTGEPENREPRKHSRVSWVDADAIPQDFVDTTASALHHYLTSGAEVSLAGWPAGSAAP from the coding sequence ATGACCCTGCTGGTCGCGGCCGTCATCGTCCACGACAGGGCCGCCCACCGCGTCGTCCTTCTCCAGCGCGGCGACAACGCCAAGTTCGCCCGCGGCATGTGGGACCTCCCCGTCGGGAAGAGCGAGCCGGGAGAGCCCATCACCGAGACCGCGGTCCGCGAGCTTCACGAGGAGGCGGGCCGCACCGTGAAGCCCGAGTCCCTCAAGGTCGCGCACATCATCCACGGAGCCTGGGGCGTCGAAGCCCTCAACGGCTTCCTCACCGTCGTCTTCGCCGCGCACGAGTGGACCGGCGAACCCGAGAATCGCGAACCCCGCAAGCACTCCCGGGTCAGCTGGGTCGATGCCGACGCGATCCCGCAGGACTTCGTGGACACCACTGCGAGCGCTCTCCACCACTACCTGACCAGCGGCGCGGAGGTCTCCCTGGCCGGGTGGCCGGCCGGTTCAGCCGCCCCGTAG
- the efeO gene encoding iron uptake system protein EfeO, with translation MRPARLSVVTATTVAVAALATVTGCTAKSDSTAGDGAVQVIAKDDACEVSKTEFPSGHVELAVENKGSKVTEVYLLFPDDRIVTERENIGPGTKAKITAEVKAGSYEIACKPGMKGKGIRQKVTVTGGTAAKRSPEMDAAVAAYRTYVQEQADETLPKVKVFTDAVRAGNIEAAKKAYAPSRIGWERTEPVAESFGDIDPKVDTRADGLEAGQKWTGWHRLEKELWQDKKLGADAKTLADELDKDLLDWQKRVGRAEITPTSMANGAKELLDEVASGKVTGEEERYSHTDLVDFKANVEGAEKSFELLKPVAQKNEPALVTELDKQFAALNTLLDKYRDGADSYEFTSYEKVTKAQRKELSDGVNALAEPLSKLAAAVVK, from the coding sequence ATGCGACCCGCCCGCCTCTCCGTCGTCACCGCCACCACCGTGGCAGTGGCCGCCCTGGCCACCGTCACGGGCTGCACCGCGAAGAGCGACTCCACGGCCGGCGACGGCGCCGTCCAGGTCATCGCGAAGGACGACGCCTGCGAGGTGTCGAAGACGGAGTTCCCCTCGGGCCATGTGGAGCTGGCCGTCGAGAACAAGGGCTCGAAGGTCACCGAGGTCTATCTCCTCTTCCCCGACGACCGCATCGTCACCGAGCGCGAGAACATCGGCCCCGGCACCAAGGCGAAGATCACCGCCGAGGTCAAGGCCGGCTCGTACGAGATCGCCTGCAAGCCCGGCATGAAGGGCAAGGGCATCCGCCAGAAGGTCACCGTCACCGGCGGTACGGCCGCCAAGCGCAGCCCGGAGATGGACGCCGCGGTCGCCGCGTACCGTACGTACGTCCAGGAGCAGGCGGACGAGACGCTGCCGAAGGTCAAGGTCTTCACGGACGCCGTGCGCGCCGGGAACATCGAGGCCGCGAAGAAGGCATACGCGCCCTCGCGCATCGGCTGGGAGCGTACGGAGCCGGTCGCCGAGTCGTTCGGCGACATCGACCCGAAGGTCGACACCCGCGCCGACGGCCTGGAGGCCGGCCAGAAGTGGACCGGCTGGCACCGGCTGGAGAAGGAACTCTGGCAGGACAAGAAGCTCGGCGCGGACGCGAAGACCCTCGCGGACGAGCTGGACAAGGACCTGCTCGACTGGCAGAAGCGCGTCGGCCGCGCCGAGATCACCCCGACGTCGATGGCGAACGGCGCGAAGGAGCTGCTCGACGAGGTCGCCTCCGGCAAGGTCACCGGCGAGGAGGAGCGGTACAGCCACACCGACCTGGTGGACTTCAAGGCGAACGTCGAGGGCGCGGAGAAGTCGTTCGAGCTGCTCAAGCCGGTCGCGCAGAAGAACGAGCCGGCGCTCGTGACCGAACTGGACAAGCAGTTCGCCGCGTTGAACACGCTGCTCGACAAGTACCGTGACGGCGCCGACTCCTACGAGTTCACCTCGTACGAGAAGGTCACCAAGGCGCAGCGCAAGGAGCTGTCGGACGGCGTCAACGCGCTGGCCGAGCCGCTCTCCAAGCTCGCCGCGGCCGTGGTCAAGTAG
- a CDS encoding small ribosomal subunit Rsm22 family protein has protein sequence MNATLSTPEALRAALAGLLDGLPPKQATQAVDRLIANYRGTTPTDAPVLRDRSDVAAYAAYRMPATFEAVRSALTALATAAPDWTPGSHLDVGGGTGAAVWAADAVWGDAPTGAPPRTTTVLDWAEPALALGRELAAAATAPALRAADWRRARIGAALELPAADLVTVSYVLKELTAPDRDALVTEAARVARAVVIVEPGTPDGYQRVIEARDRLIAAGLHIAAPCPHAAPCPIEPGTDWCHFAARVSRSSLHRQIKGGSLPYEDEKFSYIAAARFPPTPAPARVTRKPQIRKGQVLLDLCTDKHGLTRETITKRHGPLYREARDTDWGDAWPR, from the coding sequence GTGAACGCCACCCTCTCCACCCCGGAAGCCCTGCGGGCCGCGCTCGCCGGACTGCTCGACGGACTGCCGCCCAAGCAGGCCACGCAGGCCGTCGACCGGCTGATCGCCAACTACCGGGGGACGACCCCGACGGACGCGCCCGTACTCCGGGACCGCTCCGACGTGGCCGCGTACGCCGCGTACCGGATGCCCGCGACCTTCGAGGCCGTACGGTCCGCCCTGACGGCGCTCGCGACCGCCGCGCCCGACTGGACCCCGGGCAGCCACCTGGACGTGGGCGGCGGTACGGGGGCGGCGGTATGGGCGGCGGACGCGGTGTGGGGTGACGCTCCCACCGGCGCACCGCCCCGCACCACCACCGTCCTGGACTGGGCCGAGCCCGCACTCGCCCTGGGCCGCGAACTGGCCGCCGCCGCCACGGCCCCCGCCCTGCGCGCGGCCGACTGGCGCCGGGCGAGGATCGGCGCGGCGCTGGAGCTGCCGGCCGCGGACCTGGTCACCGTCTCGTACGTACTGAAGGAACTCACCGCCCCCGACCGCGACGCACTCGTCACCGAGGCCGCCCGCGTCGCGCGCGCCGTGGTGATCGTGGAACCCGGCACCCCCGACGGCTACCAGCGCGTCATCGAGGCCCGGGACCGCCTGATCGCCGCCGGCCTGCACATCGCCGCCCCCTGCCCCCACGCCGCCCCCTGCCCGATCGAGCCCGGCACGGACTGGTGCCACTTCGCGGCCCGGGTCAGCCGCTCCTCCCTGCACCGCCAGATCAAGGGCGGCTCACTGCCGTACGAGGACGAGAAGTTCAGCTACATCGCCGCAGCACGCTTCCCCCCCACCCCAGCCCCCGCCCGCGTCACACGCAAGCCCCAGATCCGCAAGGGCCAGGTCCTCCTGGACCTCTGCACCGACAAACACGGCCTGACCCGGGAAACAATCACCAAACGCCACGGCCCCCTCTACCGCGAAGCCCGGGACACGGACTGGGGCGACGCCTGGCCGCGGTGA